TGTAAATTAATTAAACATAAAAATGAAAACGTTGGCGGCAATTGGAATGGAGGGAAGACAGTGGGAGAGAAGATTACACAGAACGGCTGGAGCCCAAGGGGATCAAGAGTTGCTGCAATAAACAACTATCGCTGGCAACTTTTGATGAGTGTTGGGGTGAGAGCGTCTTCTGATAATTATTTCACCGGCTCGGGTCCGACAAAATCGGTACACGAGAAGGGACCAGAACAAATGGGCTTCACTCGGCGGATGGTTGAGGGTGTaatttttctgcttcttccttaGCTAGGTTTCCTTAGCTGCAACCCTGATCGGGCTAGGCTAGTAATTTCAATACTAAATACACTTTAGACATAGATGTCAGCCTCGGTGATGGATTATTCAACTGCACAAGAGGTCCCCCGGTCAACTGAAAGTCAAATCCAGTAGGTTGTAGTCTTATGATTTGTTCCACACTTAATCTACAATAGTAGGTGGGCTGACTATTCCCTGGCTGATTATTGTCGGGGGATAAAAAAATCCAGGCCTGCTGTACCAACTAAGGAGTTAGGTACAAGCGAAAGAaggtttgttttcttgaAATGGACTGCAGACTTTGTTGTCATTGTATCCAGCCAACCCTCAAGGATCTTACCGTATCTCGTGCCCGATAGCAGTAGCAAAGTATTATTAGGCATCATTAAACGTATAGAGCATAACCTTGAAGGGAGTGGGGACGAGTAATCTCAGCTCAGCTTACCTCGAGCTGTCCGTATTGTCATGGCATTACAGTCAAGCGGTCCAGCCCAACCGTTTTTTGACCTTTGGGGCAGATCCGCGATCCACCATACCCAATTAAGAGATTTCTTGTTCAACCAGTCCGAACCCACGGGATTTCTCCTTCGTTTGACTGGTTCAACATTACAAAACTTTATATGGACAGCCAGGCACTCGCAGCTGCCCGGCACATCTTGTTCGGGCGACcgatatttttttttccagcTGGGAATCAGACTCGAAGGTGCCAGTCTCCGGTCTTGACCTCTCATATTCTTCTCCTATTCTCTTCTATAGACCTTCTTTTCACTGTATTCCGCTCGATTTTCTTCCCATATTTTATACGGCATAATCGCAAGCTGCCTCACTGAACAACCAGTTACCCTTAATAATAGGTATGTACTTGCCCAGTCTCCACCACTCTTCTTGGCAGCATCGTCTGTCCGTATTGAGTTTTCTTCTGTTGTTCGAATTGGGCTCGTTTATTGACTGTTTGAAGCCCCTGTCCGTCTCCCCGCCACTTGAATTGCTacaacagaagaagattgaaggaCTAGCCACGAGACTACAGGATGTACGGAACCTCAACAGGTCCTCAGACCGGAATCAATACACCGCGATCGTCGTCGTCTCTAAGACCACTCATCTTATCTCACGGATCGCTTGAATTCAATCTTCTTGTGCCAACATCTCTTCACTTCCACTCGTCGCAGCTCAAAAACACCTTCACAGCCTCGTTACCAGAGCCGACAGACGAGCTTGCCCAGGATGATGAACCTTCGTCAGTAACAGAGCTTGTGGCTCGATATATCGGCCATGTTGCCCATGAAgtcgaagagggcgaggatgatgcccACGGAACCAACCAGGAAGTTCTCAAGATAGCCCTCAATGAATTTGAGCGTGCCTTCATGCGTGGAAATGACGTCCATGCGATCGCTGCCACTCTCCCTGGAATCACGGCCAAAAAGAttttggttgttgaagcTTACTATGCCGGCCGAGCAGCCGCTGGTAGACCTACCAAGCCTTACGATTCCGCACTCTTCAGGGCTGCTTCGGATGAGAAGGCGAGTATTTATTCTGTCTTTGGAGGACAGGGGAACATTGAAGAGTACTTTGATGAATTGCGAGAAGTCTACAATACCTACACATCCTTTGTGGAGGGGCTCATAAACTCATCGGCTGAACTACTACAAACTCTTTCCCGTGAGCCAGATGCCAACAAACTCTATCCGAAAGGCCTTAATGTTGTGCAGTGGCTTCAAGACCCTGACACTCAGCCGGACGTGGATTATCTGGTGTCCGCTCCGGTGAGCTTACCGTTAATCGGGTTAGTTCAGTTGGCGCACTTCGTTGTCACCTGCAAAGTGCTCGGGAGGGAACCAGGCGAGATTCTTGAGCGGTTGAGTGGGACTACAGGTCATTCTCAAGGAATTGTcaccgcagcagccatcGCATCAGCCACAACCTGGGAGAGCTTTGGGAAGGCCGCTGGCGACGCCTTGAAGATGCTCTTTTGGATTGGTTTGCGTAGCCAACAAGCATATCCTCGAACATCCATTGCTCCATCCGTGTTGCAGGACTCAATCGAGAACGGCGAAGGAACCCCAACTCCTATGTTGTCAATCCGTGACCTTCCAAGAACCTCCGTCCAGGAGCACATCGACATGACCAACCAACATCTTCCAAACGACCGTCATATTTCAATTTCACTGGTCAATAGTGCCCGTAACTTTGTTGTTACTGGCCCACCCCTCTCTCTTTACGGTCTCAACCTTCGCCTAAGGAAAGTCAAAGCTCCCACCGGCTTGGACCAGAACCGTGTGCCATTCACACAACGTAAAATACGCTTTGTCAATCGGTTCCTTCCAATCACGGCTCCCTTCCATAGCCAATATCTTTACTCGGCATTTGACCATATTATGGAAGACCTAGACGATGTGAAAATTCCGCCAAAGTCTCTTACTATCCCCGTTTACGGTACCAGAGATGGCAATGATCTGAGGGAGATAAACGAAGAAAATGTAGTCCCTGCGTTGGTTAGAATGATCACGCATGATCCCGTGAATTGGGAACAAACAACCGTTTTCCCGCGCGCCACTCACATCGTTGATTTTGGTCCTGGGGGCATCTCAGGTCTTGGTGTACTTACCAACCGCAACAAGGATGGCACAGGGGTCCGCGTGATACTCGCGGGGGCCATGGATGGCACAAACGCTGAAGTCGGGTATAAGCCGGAGCTTTTCGACCGTGACGAACACTCTGTGGAATATGCCATCGATTGGGTGAGAGAGTATGGGCCACGCTTGGTGAAGAATGCTACTGGCCAGACTTTCGTCGACACCAAGATGAGCCGCCTGCTGGGTATCCCTCCTGTCATGGTGGCTGGTATGACTCCGACAACGGTTCCGTGGGATTTTGTTGCTGCTACTATGAATTCGGGATACCACGTCGAACTTGCTGGTGGGGGTTATTATAATGCCAAAACTATGACAGAGGCGATCACTAAGATCGAGAAAGCCATTCCCCCGGGTCGTGGTATTACAATCAATCTTATCTACGTTAACCCACGTGCGATGGGATGGCAAATCCCCCTGATTGGCAGGCTCCGGGCCGATGGCGTGCCAATTGAAGGTCTCACCATTGGTGCTGGTGTCCCTTCTATTGAAGTGGCCAATGAGTATATCGAAACCCTCGGTATCAAGCACATTGCCTTCAAACCAGGCTCAGTGGACGCCATTCAGCAGGTCATCAATATCGCAAAGGCCAATCCCAAATTTCCTGTCATTTTGCAGTGGACTGGTGGCCGCGGAGGGGGGCATCATTCTTTTGAAGACTTCCATCAACCTATCCTGCAAATGTATAGTCGTATCAGACGACATGAAAATATCATTCTTGTTGCTGGTAGTGGCTTCGGTGGTTCTGAAGATACATATCCATATATTTCTGGAAACTGGTCATCTCGATTCGGCTATCCCCCAATGCCTTTCGATGGATGTTTGTTCGGCAGTCGCATGATGATCGCCAAAGAAGCGCACACTTCGAAGAATGCCAAGCAGGCCATTGCAAATGCTCCTGGTCTTAACGACCAGGATTGGGAAGATACTTACAAAAGTGCTGCCGGGGGCGTGGTCACTGTTCTTTCAGAGATGGGAGAACCAATTCACAAATTAGCTACTCGCGGTGTCTTGTTTTGGCACGAGATGGATCAAAAAATCTTCAAACTCGACAAAAGCAAGCGTGTGCCGGAACTTAAAAAGCAGAGAAATTACATCATCAAGAAACTCAACGATGATTTCCAAAAGGTTTGGTTCGGCCGCAATTCCGCTGGAGAAACGGTTGACCTAGAAGACATGACATACGCAGAAGTCGTGCATCGCATGGTCGACCTCATGTATGTCAAGCACGAGGGCAGATGGATAGATGACTCCTTGAAAAAGCTGACTGGCGATTTCATCCGTCGTGTTGAGGAGCGTTTCACTACAACTGATGGACACACATCACTCCTCCAGAACTACTCGGAGCTCAATACCCCTTACCCGGCCGTTCACAATATCCTTGCGGCCTATCCTGAGGCAGCAACTCAGCTGATCAACGCTCAGGATGTTCAGCACTTCCTTCTACTGTGCCAGCGTCGCGGCCAGAAGCCTGTACCCTTTGTTCCCTCATTGGATGAGAATTTTGAATACTGGTTCAAGAAGGACTCTTTATGGCAGAGCGAGGATTTGGAGGCGGTTGTAGGACAGGATGTTGAAAGGACCTGTATCCTGCAAGGTCCAATGGCCGCCAAATTTTCGACCGTCATTGATGAGCCCGTTGGAGACATTCTAAACTCTGTTCACCGGGGCCATATCGACAGCCTAGTCAGAGATGTGTACAACGGCGATGAGAATATTATACCGGTAACCGAATACTTTGGAGGACGCTTGACCGAAGTCCACGAGGATATTGAAACTGACGGCCTTACCATTTCTGAAGACGCCAACAAGATCAGCTACCGGTTATCCTCGTCTGCAGCAGACCTGCCAGAACTCAATCGCTGGTGCCGCCTTCTCGCAGGCCCCTCATATTCTTGGAGACACGCCCTTTTCTTGGCGGACGTTTTTGTTCAAGGTCACCGCTTTCAAACAAACCCTTTGAAGCGAATTGTCGCGCCCACTCCAGGAATGTATGTTGAAATCCTGAATCCAGAGGATCCTCCAAGGACGGTCATTAGCGTGAGGGAGCCTTATCAGTCTGGCAAGCTTGTCAAGACGGTGGATATCAAGTTAAATGAGAAGAGCCAAGTCAGCCTTACCCTTTATGAAGGAAGAACTGCTGAAAACGGCGTGGTTCCCCTGACTTTCTTATTCACTTACCACCCTGACACTGGATATGCGCCCATCAGAGAAGTCATGGACACTCGCAATGATCGCATCAAAGAGTTCTATTACAGGATCTGGTTTGGAAACAAGGATGTACCGTTTGATacgccaacaacagccacGTTTAGTGGAGGCCGTGAAACCATCACATCTCGGGCCGTTGCTGATTTTGTCCATGCCGTGGGTAACACTGGGGAGTCATTTGTTGAACGGCCCGGGAAAGAAGTATTTGCTCCCATGGATTTCGCCATCGTCGCAGGGTGGAAAGCTATCACTAAACCGATTTTCCCTCGCACCATCGATGGGGATTTGCTTAAGCTAGTGCATTTATCTAACGGGTTCAAGATGGTTCCCGGTGCGCAACCGCTTAAGGTTGGTGATACGCTCGATACTGCTGCTCAGATCAACTCTATCATCAACGAGGATTCCGGGAAGATTGTCGAAGTGTGCGGCACCATCAAAAGAGATGGCGAGCCCATAATGCATGTCACAAGCCAGTTTTTATACCGCGGAGCGTATGTGGACTTTGAGAACACCTTCCAGCGCAAGGACGAAGTTCCAATGCAGGTTCACCTGGCGTCTAGCCGAGATGTAGCCATTCTCCGATCCAAAGAGTGGTTCCGCCTAGACATGGACGATGTCGAACTGTTAGGCCAAACCCTGACCTTCCGTCTACAAAGCTTGATCCGGTTCAAAAACAAAACTGTTTTCAGCCAGGTTCAGACTATGGGGCAAGTTCTTCTGGAACTTCCTACCAAAGAAATCATCCAGGTCGCATCTGTCGACTATGAAGCGGGCACATCTCATGGGAACCCGGTAATTGACTATCTCCAGCGGAACGGAACTTCCATTGAGCAACCTGTCTACTTTGAGAACCCTATTCCCCTCAGCGGGAAGACACCCCTAGTGCTCCGTGCTCCTGCTTCCAACGAAACTTATGCTAGGGTATCTGGTGATTACAATCCCATACACGTCTCTCGAGTGTTCTCTAGCTACGCAAACCTGCCAGGTACCATCACTCATGGAATGTACACAAGCGCTGCAGTCCGTAGCCTGGTCGAAACTTGGGCTGCTGAAAACAACATCGGCCGTGTTCGGGGTTTCCATGTATCCCTGGTTGACATGGTCCTCCCCAACGACCTGATCACAGTTAGACTGCAGCATGTTGGTATGATCGCTGGTCGCAAGATCATCAAGGTCGAGGCCAGCAACAAGGAGACGGAGGACAAAGTCCTCTTAGGGGAAGCGGAGGTAGAACAACCAGTCAGTGCATACGTTTTCACTGGTCAAGGGTCCCAGGAACAAGGAATGGGGATGGAACTATATGCCACCAGCCCTGTTGCTAAGGAAGTTTGGGATCGCGCGGACCGCCATTTCATTGAGAACTACGGTTTGTCGATCATTGATATCGTCAAGAATAACCCGAAGGAACTTACGGTCTACTTCGGTGGACCTCGTGGGAAAGCCATTCGACACAACTACATGTCTATGACTTTTGAAACAGTCAACGCGGACGGATCTATTAAATCCGAAAAGATTTTCAAGGAAATAGACGATCACACGGCGTCCTACACGTATCGCTCCCCGACGGGGCTACTTTCCGCCACACAGTTCACGCAACCCGCATTAACCCTAATGGAGAAAGCAAGTTTCGAAGACATGCGTTCAAAGGGCCTTGTCCAGAGGGACAGCAGCTTTGCTGGCCATTCCTTGGGTGAATACTCGGCCCTTGCTGCCCTTGCTGATGTGATGCCCATAGAAAGTTTGGTTTCGGTTGTCTTCTATCGTGGTTTAACTATGCAGGTCGCTGTAGAACGCGATGAACAGGGTCGCTCAAATTACTCTATGTGTGCTGTTAACCCCAGCAGAATCTCCAAGACTTTCAACGAGCAGGCGCTCCAATATGTGGTCGAAAATATTTCTGAGCAAACAGGCTGGCTTTTGGAAATCGTCAACTACAATGTTGCGAACATGCAATATGTTGCGGCTGGTGATGTATGTATTTTTCTGCATCCTCTGATTCGTAAATGGCTATGAAACATCCTAACTTTCACATAGCTCCGTGCGCTTGACTGCCTCACCAACCTACTCAACTACCTGAAGGCacaaaatatagatattccGGCTCTTATGCAGAGCATGTCTTTGGAGGATGTCAAGGCTCACCTTGTCAACATCATCCTTGAGTGCGTGAAGCAAACCGaggcgaagccgaagcccaTCAATTTGGAACGTGGATTTGCTACGATCCCTCTCAAGGGAATAGATGTTCCCTTCCACAGCACCTTCCTTCGTTCCGGCGTGAAGCCGTTCCGATCATTCTTACTTAAGAAGATCAATAAGACGACCATTGATCCAAGCAAACTGATTGGAAAGTACATTCCCAATGTCACGGCACGGCCGTTCGAGATCACCAAGGAGTACTTTGAGGATGTGTACCGGCTCACCAACTCTCCCAGAATTGCCCACATTTTAGCAAATTGGGAAAAGTATGAAGAAGGGAATGAGGGCCCTTTACGCACCAACGGGCCCGCTACAGTTTAAGATCTAAACCCATCTGATTTATGAATTTCCCTCTAAACTTATGGTTTCACTTAGCGCTGATGCTTGTGCGATCGCAATTACCTTCTTGTCTTTATTGGGCATGTACCCTATCCTATGTCTGTTGTATAAGATAGCATTTTAAGTCGAGTCGGAATGATATCTATAGTCAGATATTACTAGAAACGTGCAAGTCACCCTTGCGCGCGCTAATAAACCTGTTGTCATGGTCAATACTGGTGCTCGGCTGCTCATCTCAATTTTCGGCTACGGCGTGAAAGCCATACATTATCTACGGCAGCAATTATAGACGCCCTTAGATCTAATGCTACCCGCTAAACCTAGCTAAAGTAGGGTATTATCCAGCCGCCTTCGGAGATTCCATTCAAAATAAATTGTCAATTTAGTAATTGTCATGTGATGGCGGCAGCATCAAGCCTCCGGTACCATCATACAGTTATGTTTCTCTCCACGGACCTGGTCGTAATAAACGGTCTTCCTTTCCGTAAACGCCAACATCTTTGACGATTGCAATGAACTTTCTATGGTTCTCTCGGGACTCGCCAATACGAGGCCGAAAGATTCTAAGTAGGTCGGTGCTCAGTATACCACTCGGAGGAATGGCAGCATGAATCTCGGCAGGGCTAGGAAAGCTTTGCGTAGTAGACGGCCCTGGTGTCGACACACGGTTCTGGCCCGTGACATGAGAACCTGAACTAAGTGTTAATGGCTAGTTCCACGCAGGAGTATACTGTTTTAAGACAAGGTTGAGATGGGTGATACATGCCTCTGAGGGACTCTGGGCTGCTAGCACGACTTCCCGAGAGATTCCTGCCGGTTACAGAAGCTGGACTACCAGCCCTCGATCTCTGTGGCGTTTCTCCTTGGGATGCAACCGACGGAGGGTTGAGTTTCAACTTTTTTGATTTCCCAGATTCACTTACTTCTCCACCAGATCCGGCAGCGCCGTCAACATCACTTGCAGATCCAGCACCAGGAAAGGTACTCCTCACGCGCTTTTTGTTGGCCTTGGAGCAGTTAGTAATAGAGCCCGTTCGGGGTGCCAAGAAAATACGCACTGGTACAGATGATGTGACAGGGGTCATGGGGCGAGACCCCGGTTGTGTTGAAGATTGCGAGGTTGAGGGTTtgctctttcccttcttaCGAGATGTATCTGTTCCACTCGCGTCCGATACATTGGGAGACCCGAGGCGCTTCCGTGACACACCAATagcggccttcttcgacgtATCAGAATGCTTCGGGCGACCTGAGGGCGTAGTGTTGCCTTTCGATGGAGTCGCCGGAtcctttttgttcttttcttcttcgacctttcgttcctcttccttgttTTTCTCCGCATCTGTCTCATCGGAACTCTATATTCGAGGTTAGATAGATCTCTTGTGAGTTTTGTAGCCGGGTTATCAACATACCTCGTCCGTATACGGATTGGCATCAGAACCACTGCTGTAATCGAaatttttctctcttttctgAAGTGCTTTGCGTACATTTTTTCCAAGTACTCGTCgagcttccttctcccttctctctcttaactcttcttcttcatactccttttcatccttcagGTCAAAAACATTCGCTTTCAGTTGATCCTGTTTTATTCTtttctccgcagccttcgcatcttcgtcttcattgaATAAATCGTCAtgctcttcatcatccgcaaATCGATCTTCTTCGAAATCCATTTCATCGGCTTGTAAGCCTTCCGCGGCAGGGGTACCTTGTTTCCCAGCGTAAACCTTGCGTTGCTTTGCAAATTGCTCTAGCTCTTTGCGTTGAGCTTGCTCCTGTTGTTTTTCCATGAACCACCTAggatcttttattttctttgcCATAaacttctctgcctcctcaatGGTTAATGTTTTGAATTGGTTTTTGGCATTAAACCTGTACCACTTTTCGACCGGTATCATTGTCATTTTTCCCGTGCTCTCCAGTATAAAAATTGCGTGGGTTTCCGACAATGCTGCTTCGTAATTTCCAACCCAAATATTTTTGTTATCGAAATCCTCAAGATGCCAAGGCAAGGCCTCTTCATATTTGATCCGAGTTCTAGCAATCTCTTCTGGTGTCATGTCTGTTTTAGAAACTTGCTGTGTTTTCTGCTTGGGTACATTGGTCCGTTTAGGGGCAGATCCGATGGATGGCGCAATTTGAGCAAGGTTGTCCGCTCGTTCTTTTTCGCGCGCAAATTTTCTggtctccatctcttcccGTTCAAGATCATCAACTTGGTTGCTTGTCTCGGAGGATAGCCTTTGTCCACCAGGCCCTTTGTCTGTATGTATTTCATGTATTCGTGTCCGAGGATCCCGACGTTGAAGCCTAACTGGTCTAGTGAACTGAGATTCATCCCGAGGATCTACTACCTTCTTTGAGGCGAATCTTGCAACGTGATGTTTCAAACCTTCCTTAATCACCCGCTTTGTGATCACAAGGGGGTAATCAACATAAGACTGGGATAATAGTGGACCGCTGAATCCATTGGTGGCAAATTCACTTTTTGCGGGGGGTATATTGGGTCTGTCGGGTTGCGCGTTGGATGGTGCTGGTCGAGTAGGGAACGATCTAAGCTTTTGTCCGTTTCCTGGAGGGCCTTTCGTTGCGATCTTTCGCTTCGGACGCACAAGCGGGTCGGCTACCCTGGGCCGTCGGATGCGCAAGGGTTGAGTGCCAGACGACCCTGTTGGAGTTTGCGGAGTCGGATTGTTCGTTGGTGTGGTCATGATGCCTGCTTGGGGTCTGACTAGCAACGCTAAAGCGTGCAGGTACGTATTAGGTTGTGAAGTAAACAGCTATTTTGAACTTTGTGTTGAGGAAGAACGATAATTAATATGAGCTTATTTCCTGGGGGTGATTTGACAGAACAGAAACACTGAGGCTTGAATAAGCACTGAAATAACTGGTaagttagttagttaactaactagtaagTTAACATACTTGGTTGCTTatataagctttttttttgttagTTATGTTAGTTAACTAGACCCACTTAGGTAACCCTCGCTGGCCGACCCCCGTCTGGTTTGGTCGTTTGAGCCGCATTCCATATTGGATGTAGGTCCGATGCCTGTTACTAAGGTACACTACACCGTAGATAATCAGACTTCAATAATATGTAGTTGGTAATCCGTGCTGTATTTGACTAGTTTGGTCACTTAGAACTCATTTCACAGTACAATATTTCGTTAGATTCTCTTATTCAGCAGAAAGGCGTCAGGAGTGGTTGTTACTCCGCAATCCATGCTGTTTGACATGTACTCACTCTATAGATACTATTATAGAAGGCGCGAGGGGGTTCATGCAATTTTACCTAtttactagaactctttgtTAACAAGAAGGATCAGTTATATCATTACCAGAGGTCTTATTCTATCAACATTCAATAAAGAACTGTTTATgaagtctttcttttctctcctaTAAAAATACCCAGTGTACAGGTATTGTACTTTAGCTACCAATAGTAATCCAAAGTACGTACAAAGCCGGATACTAAAGTCTAAATCATCCCAGACTCATAGTTCACGGGCTAATCACCTCCATCTCTAAAACTACTACCAGTGGCATCTACTACCGTCCTGGGACACGGTGTATTCATCAAATACCGTGCCAGGGCTGATGTCCTGTATCAGGGGAGACTCAAGTCATTCTAAAAAACGTCAATGTTTGGTGTACAGGAAACTgttttggtttctttttttatatacatACAGGTTGAATGAGGATTGGTTCTATCTGGATAACCTCGTCTCCAAATCTAATAAGGCCCGCGAAGTCGATTCTACATAGTGCcaataataattagaataattcCACAACCTTCTGGTCGTCATCGTGAGCCTGCACCGCAGGGGGatccccatcttcttcctcgtcccgCATGATAACCTGCACCAATCTGTCACATGCCTCACGgacgccatcatcatcaacgcgAAGGTGGCACTCTCGGATTACAGGATAAACACCGACAGCTCTCATTTTTTCGCGTCCTTCCCGGCTGGTTGTCAGCAAAAGCAGCGTTTCAAGATGGGTTACAATTATGCCGCTGTCACTCTCTCTCCTCTTGTCGGgaggaagcagctggaggtCCGGAAGCATGTCGGCAGAATCCTCTTCGGTGTACTCCTCTGGACCCATGATAGGCAAAAGTACATAAGGGAGTAAATTTGCCTCGTCTTCGGAAAAGAGGGTAGGATGGAAAGGTATCTCGAACGCAACATTTTTTATGGTCGATGCGACGCCCCTCCGTCTGACTGTACTCGGATGCTCAGTAAAGACAGTAAGTTTTGTCACAGGCACGACTCCATCGTAATCTTGCCTCGACGTAAAATAAGTGCGcccttcctccagcttcgACAGATCGGCAAAAAGATATGATAGATAGTCGAAGTCCGAATATTGGTTGAGTGCGCCCTCGGCGCCTTTGACGAAACAATCCATCAACTGATCCACCGCATACACAGAGCTAGACACGGGCTGAGCGGGCCGACGCTTGAGGGAGAAgagtttttttattttctctGATTTCCCAAGATTGGCGAATAGCATGGCTACGCCATCCGCATTTCGCTCCTTGTTATTCTGTCATCAGGCTTGTAAGTAAACTGTGCAGCACCTGGGAGTAAAAATGTCCCGGGCCTTGTAAACGAGGAGGCAAAACATAATGTGTTGGAGTGGGTGGTAGGACGCATACAGTTACTTTCGTGAGGAGTGTTTCTATGAAATCATCGTCACTAGCAAGGTTATCCAGTACCTCCTGGTCGCCGGAAAGATTGACAAGTATCGTTAAGGCATTACTCGCAATCGGCTGTCAACCCGTCAGAACCTTTCCCTCCTGCGAAGTGGGTTTTCCTTCGTGCCCATAAACCAAAAAAGGGGGTGTTCACTGACTGTATAATCTCTAACAAGGAGCTTCAAATCCTGTATTGGTAGGAGCTGATGACATTTAAAAATTTCAGGCTTAGATGTCGAATATCCTACTAGATTTTCGCATGCTACAAGGCGTTATTATTAGCTCAAGCGGACTTGCAGATTGACTTTACCGATTTGTCTGATCTGAGTATTtccatgatgaagaaattcaaccaGCTGAAATAGGGGGATTGATTAGAGACAATGAACCGCGAATAGGAAGTATACCATCGCATCACATACCTCGTCCAGTTCGGTTTTCATATCGGCCGTTTTTCCCCTATTGCAGTGTGTCTGTGCTCTGGGGAAAGTTTAATAGAGCAAAAGTGGCACTGGACTATGATTAGCAAGCAGAAAATCAGTGGTAACTACGGAGTAAAAGTTGACAGAAAAGACTGCGATTTGATTATCGTGTGGTGGGGCACCTTATCGATAAGGTGTGGAGAGGGTTATACGTACTCTGTAACCACCGGCTTTGCCATAACTACGTAGTACACTGTAGAGCCAAGCAAAGGTTCAGGTTTCACAGTGAAATTGTACTGGTGGGAAGGGATCAGTATCTCTGAAGCTGCCTCTTATGCTTAACTTTCACCCCATATGGAAAGAAGGGGGTATTCTGGAAGGAATTTTAGCTAAGTACTATATCACAAGTTATAGGAAATGGGCTAGTTTTAGTAGGTAACTCTTATAAACTTGAGCTAGGAATTCTTTTAGTAACTTTTCGGATATTGATAGTTACTTGATTTAACGTGCCAAACTCTATATTGCTAAGGGCCTAACCCACGAAAACCACCTCCTAAGG
This region of Aspergillus puulaauensis MK2 DNA, chromosome 5, nearly complete sequence genomic DNA includes:
- a CDS encoding transcription factor IIF subunit TFG1 (COG:K;~EggNog:ENOG410PJN7;~InterPro:IPR008851,IPR011039;~go_component: GO:0005634 - nucleus [Evidence IEA];~go_function: GO:0003677 - DNA binding [Evidence IEA];~go_process: GO:0006367 - transcription initiation from RNA polymerase II promoter [Evidence IEA];~go_process: GO:0032968 - positive regulation of transcription elongation from RNA polymerase II promoter [Evidence IEA]), encoding MTTPTNNPTPQTPTGSSGTQPLRIRRPRVADPLVRPKRKIATKGPPGNGQKLRSFPTRPAPSNAQPDRPNIPPAKSEFATNGFSGPLLSQSYVDYPLVITKRVIKEGLKHHVARFASKKVVDPRDESQFTRPVRLQRRDPRTRIHEIHTDKGPGGQRLSSETSNQVDDLEREEMETRKFAREKERADNLAQIAPSIGSAPKRTNVPKQKTQQVSKTDMTPEEIARTRIKYEEALPWHLEDFDNKNIWVGNYEAALSETHAIFILESTGKMTMIPVEKWYRFNAKNQFKTLTIEEAEKFMAKKIKDPRWFMEKQQEQAQRKELEQFAKQRKVYAGKQGTPAAEGLQADEMDFEEDRFADDEEHDDLFNEDEDAKAAEKRIKQDQLKANVFDLKDEKEYEEEELRERREKEARRVLGKNVRKALQKREKNFDYSSGSDANPYTDESSDETDAEKNKEEERKVEEEKNKKDPATPSKGNTTPSGRPKHSDTSKKAAIGVSRKRLGSPNVSDASGTDTSRKKGKSKPSTSQSSTQPGSRPMTPVTSSVPANKKRVRSTFPGAGSASDVDGAAGSGGEVSESGKSKKLKLNPPSVASQGETPQRSRAGSPASVTGRNLSGSRASSPESLRGSHVTGQNRVSTPGPSTTQSFPSPAEIHAAIPPSGILSTDLLRIFRPRIGESRENHRKFIAIVKDVGVYGKEDRLLRPGPWRET
- a CDS encoding protein HGH1 (BUSCO:EOG09262F7P;~COG:O;~EggNog:ENOG410PICV;~InterPro:IPR016024,IPR039717,IPR007206,IPR007205;~PFAM:PF04063,PF04064), which gives rise to MKTELDELVEFLHHGNTQIRQIACENLVGYSTSKPEIFKCHQLLPIQDLKLLVRDYTPIASNALTILVNLSGDQEVLDNLASDDDFIETLLTKVTNNKERNADGVAMLFANLGKSEKIKKLFSLKRRPAQPVSSSVYAVDQLMDCFVKGAEGALNQYSDFDYLSYLFADLSKLEEGRTYFTSRQDYDGVVPVTKLTVFTEHPSTVRRRGVASTIKNVAFEIPFHPTLFSEDEANLLPYVLLPIMGPEEYTEEDSADMLPDLQLLPPDKRRESDSGIIVTHLETLLLLTTSREGREKMRAVGVYPVIRECHLRVDDDGVREACDRLVQVIMRDEEEDGDPPAVQAHDDDQKVVELF